The Methanohalophilus portucalensis genome window below encodes:
- a CDS encoding UDP-N-acetylglucosamine 3-dehydrogenase, which yields MLRVGVVGTGAMGQNHVRIYHEMEGVELAGIADVDEQRVNSLAKQYNTAGFTDYKELFAQDLDAVSIVVPTKLHRQVVFEALDAGLDVLVEKPIADTIENANAMIAKAQEVNRNLMVGHIERFNPAVMRLKEIIESGILGKIVSISTRRVGPYNPRIRDVGVILDIGVHDIDIVSHLYDRNVNQVHAVAGADIHPFEDHASVHLRLDHDLTGLVEVNWLTPHKVRKLTVVGLEGVAYLDYIDQTVEIHDEGWVRYAKVEKAEPLKNELSHFIHCLINGQSAHPCGEEGRHALEVCLGAIRSYTEEKLVQIEY from the coding sequence ATGTTACGAGTAGGTGTTGTGGGTACAGGTGCCATGGGGCAGAACCATGTGCGAATCTATCACGAGATGGAGGGTGTGGAACTTGCCGGGATCGCGGATGTGGATGAGCAAAGGGTCAATTCCCTTGCAAAACAGTATAATACTGCAGGTTTTACCGATTATAAGGAGTTATTTGCTCAGGATCTGGATGCCGTGAGCATTGTGGTACCCACCAAGTTACACCGTCAGGTGGTATTCGAGGCACTGGATGCGGGGCTGGACGTACTTGTGGAAAAACCCATTGCGGATACCATTGAGAATGCCAATGCCATGATCGCAAAGGCCCAGGAAGTAAACAGGAATCTCATGGTGGGACATATTGAGCGTTTCAATCCGGCAGTAATGCGGCTGAAGGAAATTATTGAATCGGGTATCCTGGGTAAGATCGTATCCATATCCACACGCCGTGTTGGCCCTTATAATCCCAGGATAAGGGATGTGGGCGTGATCTTGGATATCGGGGTACATGATATCGATATTGTATCCCATCTTTATGATAGGAATGTCAACCAAGTACATGCAGTGGCAGGGGCAGATATCCATCCCTTCGAGGACCATGCCAGTGTACATTTGCGCCTGGACCATGATCTGACAGGGCTGGTGGAGGTCAACTGGCTGACTCCTCACAAGGTGCGTAAACTGACCGTGGTGGGACTGGAAGGTGTGGCCTATCTGGATTATATAGACCAGACCGTGGAGATCCATGATGAAGGCTGGGTTCGCTATGCCAAGGTGGAAAAGGCCGAGCCCCTGAAAAACGAATTGAGTCATTTCATTCATTGCCTGATAAACGGACAATCTGCCCATCCCTGCGGAGAGGAAGGCAGGCATGCGCTGGAAGTGTGTCTGGGTGCCATTCGTTCCTATACTGAGGAAAAACTGGTGCAGATCGAATATTGA
- a CDS encoding acyltransferase — MNINTIIHPTSRIYGSSTVGRDSKVLENTILGYPEHSILMEILDNDRQLEDADFPGCSIGPDSIVRPGCTIFSNVSTGSKFKTGHNVIIRENTTIGDNVLIGTNVIIDGNVTIGNNVSIQGNVYIPTDVVIEDNVFIGPCAVLANDKYPIRKQFENKGPVLRKGASIGANATLMPAVEVGEGAMVAGGAVVTKDVPPWKLAMGAPATITDLAADLKTLNNI, encoded by the coding sequence ATGAATATAAACACAATAATTCATCCAACTTCCAGAATATACGGCTCTTCCACAGTGGGCAGAGATTCAAAAGTCTTGGAAAACACAATTCTGGGCTACCCCGAACACAGCATCCTGATGGAAATCCTGGACAATGACCGCCAGCTTGAGGATGCTGATTTTCCCGGCTGCAGTATTGGCCCGGATTCCATTGTCAGGCCGGGTTGTACCATTTTCAGCAATGTTTCCACGGGTAGTAAATTCAAGACGGGTCATAACGTGATAATTCGGGAGAATACCACTATCGGGGATAATGTACTGATTGGTACCAATGTCATTATCGATGGTAATGTAACGATAGGTAATAATGTAAGTATTCAGGGCAATGTTTACATTCCAACCGATGTCGTGATCGAGGATAACGTTTTCATCGGTCCGTGTGCAGTGCTTGCCAATGATAAGTATCCCATACGTAAACAATTTGAGAATAAAGGGCCTGTGCTGCGAAAAGGTGCATCTATCGGTGCCAATGCCACTCTGATGCCGGCAGTGGAAGTTGGAGAAGGGGCAATGGTCGCAGGGGGTGCGGTTGTCACAAAGGACGTTCCTCCCTGGAAACTTGCCATGGGTGCACCGGCTACAATTACAGATTTAGCAGCGGATTTGAAAACTTTAAATAATATTTGA
- a CDS encoding DegT/DnrJ/EryC1/StrS family aminotransferase, translating into MIPIAKPLIGEAEVEAVSSVLRSGMIAQGPKVAEFEEAFAKYTGVEHAIAVNSGTAALHVSLLANGIGQGDEVITSSFSFIATGNSILATGARPVFADIRPDTFNIDPDSILEKITPKTRAIMPVHLYGQPADMQAIGEIAEDHNLAVIEDACQAHGASFNGKRVGSFGTGSFSFYPTKNMTTSEGGMITTDDAQVAEKARMIRAHGSKQRYMHEIPGCNYRMTDIAAAIGLVQLDRIDEFNSARQKNASVLTDGLRDLDYITTPVVREGCEHVYHQYTVRTENRDTLADYLKDNGVGCGIYYPIPIHQQPLYKELGYTDNLPETEKAADEVLSLPVHPAVEEKDIEHIITTIRNRE; encoded by the coding sequence ATGATCCCCATAGCAAAACCCCTGATTGGAGAGGCAGAAGTTGAAGCCGTCTCCTCTGTATTACGGTCCGGAATGATCGCGCAAGGCCCCAAAGTAGCGGAATTTGAAGAGGCTTTTGCTAAATATACAGGAGTTGAGCATGCAATTGCTGTCAATTCAGGGACTGCCGCCCTGCATGTATCCTTATTGGCTAATGGTATTGGTCAGGGGGATGAAGTGATAACATCTTCTTTTTCTTTTATTGCAACCGGCAACTCCATCCTTGCCACAGGAGCAAGACCCGTATTTGCCGATATCCGGCCCGATACGTTCAATATAGACCCGGATTCTATTCTGGAAAAGATCACTCCTAAAACACGTGCCATCATGCCGGTCCACCTGTACGGCCAACCTGCCGACATGCAGGCAATCGGGGAGATTGCAGAAGATCATAACCTTGCAGTTATCGAGGACGCATGCCAGGCACATGGGGCTAGTTTTAATGGGAAAAGGGTAGGTTCCTTTGGTACAGGCTCTTTCAGTTTCTATCCCACCAAGAACATGACCACCAGTGAAGGCGGGATGATCACCACGGATGATGCGCAGGTGGCGGAAAAAGCCCGGATGATCAGGGCCCATGGTTCAAAACAGCGATACATGCATGAAATTCCCGGTTGCAATTACAGGATGACCGATATTGCCGCAGCTATCGGTCTGGTTCAACTTGATAGAATTGATGAATTCAATTCCGCCCGTCAAAAGAATGCTTCTGTGCTTACAGATGGTTTGAGAGATCTTGACTATATCACCACCCCTGTTGTAAGGGAGGGATGTGAGCACGTCTATCATCAGTATACTGTCAGGACGGAGAATCGGGACACTCTGGCAGACTACCTGAAAGATAATGGCGTGGGTTGTGGTATCTATTATCCGATTCCCATCCACCAGCAACCCCTGTACAAGGAACTGGGTTATACGGATAATCTGCCGGAAACTGAAAAGGCTGCAGATGAGGTACTGTCCCTGCCGGTGCATCCGGCAGTGGAAGAAAAGGATATTGAACACATTATTACAACTATTAGAAACCGGGAATGA